A window of Plasmodium brasilianum strain Bolivian I chromosome 8, whole genome shotgun sequence contains these coding sequences:
- a CDS encoding T-complex protein 1 subunit epsilon produces the protein MNIAIDEYGQPFVILKEEEKKRIKGIEAHKSNILAAKVVADILKSSIGPRGMDKIIVSEDNNVTVTNDGATILEKIDVQHECAKLLVELSKSQDNEIGDGTTGVVIIAGVLLEEAYALIDKGIHPLRIADGFENACNIALKAIEDIAITVDIEGSDHEILKKLASTSLSSKIVSSKKDLLSNIVVDAVLSVADMKRKDVRFDLIKIEGKTGGLLEESTLIKGIVLNKELSHSQMCKEVRNAKIAILTCPFEPPKPKIKHKLNITNVEAYRDLQAIEKKYFYDMVDSLKKAGANFVICQWGFDDEANYLLLKENIPAIRWVGGVEMELIAIATGGKIIPRFEDIHESKLGKAEVIREISHGTVNNPMVYIEGCSNTKAITILLRGGNQMMIEECERSVHDALCSVRNLIRDNRILPGGGSSEIYAALEIENVADKCKGIEQYAIRAFGNALLSIPINLCNNMGLNSIDIISEIKTKIIQEKKKNLGIDSLNYKVDDMIEKGIFETFNSKYNQFSLATQVVKMILKIDDVIAPNDFN, from the coding sequence ATGAACATTGCAATAGATGAATACGGGCAACCCTTTGTTATACTGAAggaagaagagaaaaaaaggattaaGGGAATAGAAGCGCACAAAAGCAATATCTTAGCAGCAAAGGTAGTGGCGGACATATTGAAAAGCTCTATAGGTCCTAGAGGAATGGACAAAATTATTGTAAGTGAAGATAACAATGTTACTGTAACGAATGATGGAGCAactatattagaaaaaatagatgTGCAGCATGAATGTGCAAAATTGTTAGTAGAGTTATCAAAAAGTCAAGATAATGAAATAGGAGATGGAACAACAGGGGTAGTTATCATAGCAGGTGTTTTATTAGAAGAAGCTTATGCATTAATTGACAAGGGTATACATCCTTTGAGAATTGCAGACGGTTTTGAAAATGCTTGCAACATAGCATTAAAAGCAATTGAAGATATAGCTATAACTGTTGATATTGAAGGTAGTGATCATgagattttaaaaaaattagctaGTACTTCCTTAAGTTCAAAAATAGTATCTAGCaaaaaagatttattatCAAATATAGTAGTTGATGCAGTTTTGTCCGTAGCAGatatgaaaagaaaagatgTGCGATttgatttaataaaaattgaagGAAAAACTGGTGGACTGTTGGAAGAATCAACATTAATTAAGGGTATcgttttaaataaagaattatctCATTCACAAATGTGTAAAGAAGTTAGAAATGCGAAAATAGCTATTTTAACATGTCCATTTGAACCACCCAAAcccaaaataaaacataaattaaatataactaaTGTAGAGGCATATAGAGATTTACAAgctatagaaaaaaaatatttctatgaTATGGTagattctttaaaaaaagcaGGAGCTAACTTTGTTATATGTCAATGGGGATTTGATGATGAagcaaattatttattactaaaagaaaatattccTGCTATTAGATGGGTAGGAGGAGTAGAAATGGAATTAATTGCTATAGCTACAGGAGGAAAAATTATCCCAAGATTTGAAGATATACATGAATCGAAATTAGGAAAAGCAGAAGTTATTAGAGAAATTAGTCATGGTACTGTTAATAACCCTATGGTTTATATTGAAGGCTGTTCTAATACAAAAGCTATTACCATTCTGTTGAGAGGGGGTAATCAAATGATGATAGAAGAATGTGAAAGAAGTGTACATGATGCACTTTGTTCTGTTCGTAATTTAATAAGAGATAATCGAATATTACCTGGAGGTGGATCAAGTGAAATTTATGCTGCAttagaaatagaaaatgtTGCTGATAAATGTAAAGGGATAGAACAATATGCTATTAGAGCTTTTGGAAATGCATTATTATCAATACCTATTAACTTATGCAATAATATGGGATTAAATAGTATTGATATCATTTCagaaattaaaacaaaaattattcaagagaaaaaaaaaaatctaggTATTGATAGTCTAAATTACAAAGTTGATGATATGATAGAAAAAGGAATTTTCGAAACATtcaattcaaaatataatcaaTTTTCTTTGGCTACTCAAGTTGTTAAAATGATACTAAAAATTGACGATGTAATTGCACCAAACGACTTTAATTAA
- a CDS encoding protein transport protein SEC22, with translation MCDVVLLCRVSDGMTLVETNSETKNVSHKLELKKLCKKLQTFPNLSTVTSNQFNYHFLIDNGIAYIAVFPLTYPKKLAFLFLNDICKHFNEELMILYGTHSIDYRSIIETIEKPYSFIKFDRKITKIKQEYKDPRSNIAIKKLNESLNEVSSIMKKNIDDILLRGENLEENAFILLLSDVGRKAFNLKHESEKFKKVSRVLSLRYTLYQNNFITTNKTSSDNGGKLKSENENKKKITNGASGERKISKYNYGSLKKKFNIENKEEKENQSIMEHISDNVSQNSEEEEELKNKNGGSYNSHPNDEHPYDEYTKCINTIEKEFKDKENSEYLKMKEELEKLCLKKKAEDEEKKKEEEKRKLQRDMQNNATEKEKQNREIISQLGLSSKLVISNEILSESLSEVKNCLRNYREKCPLNWELSKDNTDYCTAPESYIGPCGKQIHNDVDISEKMRIEKKCFVFWKCDNNCIQDFENSTCPLDWVIMDEEYCIAPDNYVGNCLNKINFLNMSNKEKSIYSNLCDIKWPCKEKCEHDYSVLCPDRWIEGNNGYCFPTNSYNGNCKGKIYLKHLNKIMKQTYEQKCQFSYPCINSCEKNYDDLCPNSWLSINENECAPSEYYNGNCKENYIFKNKNQEEKKLFEKLCDVSYSCIKKCKRDYSFNCPIGWKETLSFCLAPISYKHSCNKMMKKNMNVQEKTEISKKCNVFWPCSNYEILLKNLINSNISEEDYLSVVNGPVDNVTGSDGTHFKVRNRVEHLKTMHKTLTVFQILVKLFDV, from the exons atgtgcGATGTGGTACTACTGTGTAGAGTTAGCGATGGAATGACTTTGGTTGAAACGAACAGTGAGACAAAAAATGTATCTCATaaattagaattaaaaaaattgtgtaaAAAACTGCAGACATTTCCAAATTTATCAACTGTAACGTCTAATCAGTTCAATTATCA ctttCTTATTGATAATGGAATAGCCTATATAGCAGTGTTTCCTTTAACTTACCCAAAAAAATTagcctttttatttttgaacgATATTTGTAAACATTTTAATGAAG AATTGATGATACTGTATGGAACACATTCAATAGATTATAGATCAATTATAGAAACTATTGAAAAACCCTATTCCTTCATAAAATTCG atagaaaaattacaaaGATAAAACAGGAATATAAAGACCCGCGTTCTAACATcgcaataaaaaaactaaatgAAAGCCTCAACGAAGTCAGTAgcattatgaaaaaaaatatagatgaCATCCTGCTTAGAGGGGAAAATTTGGAAG AAAACGCATTTATTCTTCTTCTTTCAGACGTTGGGAGGAAAGCCTTCAATTTGAAACACGAATCTGAAAAG tttaaaaAAGTTTCAAGAGTTTTAAGTCTAAGATATACTTTGTATCA GAATAACTTTATTACAACCAATAAAACAAGTAGTGATAATGGTG GAAAGTTGAAATCAgagaatgaaaataaaaaaaaaattacaaatggCGCAAGTGGTGAGCggaaaataagtaaatataattatggatccttaaaaaaaaaattcaacaTAGAAAACAAGGAGGAAAAGGAAAACCAAAGTATTATGGAACATATCTCGGATAACGTAAGTCAAAATagtgaagaagaagaagaattaaaaaacaaaaatgggGGATCATATAATTCTCATCCCAATGATGAACATCCATACGATGAGTATAcaaaatgcataaatacaATTGAGAAAGAATTTAAGGATAAAGAAAATagtgaatatttaaaaatgaaagaggaattagaaaaattatgtttaaaaaaaaaagctgaagatgaggaaaaaaaaaaggaggaagaaaaaaggaaattacaAAGGGATATGCAAAATAATGCtacagaaaaagaaaaacaaaacagaGAAATCATATCACAGTTAGGCTTATCTAGTAAACTTGTAATATCGAACGAAATTTTGAGTGAATCATTATCAgaagtaaaaaattgtttacgAAATTATAGAGAAAAATGTCCGCTTAACTGGGAACTAAGTAAAGATAATACTGATTATTGTACTGCCCCTGAATCTTACATAGGACCATGTGGAAAACAAATCCATAATGATGTTGATATAAGTGAAAAAATGaggatagaaaaaaaatgctttGTATTTTGGAAATGTGATAATAATTGTATTCAAGATTTTGAAAATTCAACATGTCCATTAGATTGGGTAATAATGGATGAAGAATATTGCATAGCACCAGATAATTATGTAGGaaattgtttaaataaaataaatttcttaaatatgagtaataaagaaaaatctaTCTACTCAAATTTATGTGATATTAAATGGCCATGCAAGGAAAAATGTGAACATGATTACTCTGTTCTATGTCCAGATAGATGGATTGAAGGAAATAATGGATACTGTTTCCCAACAAATAGTTATAATGGAAATtgtaaaggaaaaatatacttgaaacatttgaacaaaataatgaaacaaacatatgaacaaaaatgtCAATTCAGTTATCCTTGTATTAATTCATGTGAAAAAAACTATGACGATTTATGTCCTAACTCGTGGTTATCAATTAACGAAAATGAATGTGCTCCATCCGAATATTATAATGGTAATTGCAAagagaattatatattcaaaaataaaaatcaagaagaaaaaaaactatttgaaaaattgtgTGATGTATCTTATTCTtgcattaaaaaatgtaagagGGATTATTCCTTTAATTGCCCAATCGGATGGAAAGAAACTCTAAGTTTCTGTTTAGCTCCTATATCATATAAACACAGCTGTaacaaaatgatgaaaaaaaatatgaacgtacaagaaaaaacagaaattAGCAAAAAATGTAATGTCTTTTGGCCTTGTTCAAACTAtgaaattcttttaaaaaatttaattaatagcAATATCTCGGAAGAAGATTATCTGTCCGTTGTGAATGGTCCCGTCGATAATGTAACGGGTTCG GACGGAACTCATTTTAAAGTAAGAAACCGAGTTGAACATTTGAAAACCATGCATAAAACTTTGACAGTGTTTCAAATCTTGGTTAAATTATTTGAtgtttga
- a CDS encoding protein phosphatase inhibitor 2: MYRKKTISWDEVTINEQDKERGSRMKILEPNTPFNFILMDSASEDEASKYGDSKGGNVEGQSDIADDLINKLNQLVERQDSKGSSNIDFKEKRKKHYNEYKMLQKLRKSGTFDEIDEEYKLDDNDSNYDNSNVQESEE, from the exons atgtacagaaaaaaaactatatcATGGGATGAAGTGACGATAAATGAACAAGACAAAGAAAGAGGTTCAAGgatgaaaattttagaaCCAAATACCCcattcaattttattttaatg GACAGCGCTTCTGAAGATGAAGCCTCGAAATATGGAGACTCAAAAGGGGGAAATGTTGAAGGgcag AGTGACATTGCTGAcgatttaataaataagctAAACCAATTGGTAGAAAGACAAGATAGTAAAGGTTCATCTAATATTGATTTCAAGGAGAAGAGGAAAAAGCATTACAACGAATATAAGATGTTACAAAAGTTGAg AAAATCAGGAACCTTTGACGAAATTGATGAAGAATACAAGTTAGATGATAACGACTCGAATTATGATAACAGCAACGTTCAAGAATCCGAAGAGTAA
- a CDS encoding hypothetical protein (conserved Plasmodium protein), translating to MIISQRKKDLEIGTFEKEIHEELERVYKSEKFYKYANEENFEKFAYEGKEDITDYKIFYDSITTQSKDRKNNSGIIYNSINSIRSFKNFIGKEIPIQKEPHYNIIPANVKIKLISVKRHGSYAHGTYCTYCALSTYHTNCTYCIHCNSYNCGKGVVARIDEIRNTLSCIKNSLHAKKKLKKKKENVHTMVDIDSINLLSNLDRVRNKLGKIIKFVEVSDENFCDNMRYYKYIYNCFTKSGEMNIFDIIRMMKKNEKSTELLTNKMIVINYNSVLSLRKTNMYKNFKDIVYKADMYESLFYKKCFNKNENVASILLSFFLFLNLCLNENMYKRIMNYIYLLNFELKKCVEYLESRKKDIRTLHILFTYVKSLTLGINYNDISLFIENIFRINLNENNEKLLKIYKKLLNNEISISIISKEANKINSTIQMMNHNLGKSAKVIKSVLHSTTYKL from the coding sequence atgattataagccaaagaaaaaaagaccTTGAAATTGGTACATTCGAGAAAGAAATACATGAAGAATTGGAAAGGGTATACAAGAGTGAAAAGTTTTACAAATACGctaatgaagaaaattttgaaaagttTGCATATGAAGGTAAAGAAGACATAACcgattataaaatattttacgaTAGTATCACTACTCAGTCAAAGGACAGAAAAAATAACTCAGgtatcatatataatagtattaatTCAATAAGGtcctttaaaaattttataggAAAGGAAATACCTATTCAAAAGGAACCTCATTACAATATCATTCCCgcaaatgtaaaaattaaactgATATCAGTAAAGAGGCATGGCAGTTATGCCCATGGTACATATTGTACATATTGTGCATTAAGTACATATCATACGAACTGCACGTACTGCATCCATTGCAACAGTTACAACTGCGGCAAGGGCGTTGTTGCAAGAATAGATGAGATAAGGAATACACTTAGTTGTATAAAGAATAGCCTTCACgctaagaaaaaattaaaaaaaaagaaggaaaatgtACATACCATGGTAGACATAGATAGCATTAATTTGCTTTCTAACTTGGATCGTGTACGTAATAAACTtggtaaaataataaaatttgtagAAGTGTCGGATGAAAATTTTTGTGATAACATGagatattacaaatatatttataactgCTTTACAAAATCGGGagaaatgaatatttttgatataatacgaatgatgaaaaagaatgaaaagagtacagaattattaacaaacaaaatgatagttataaattataacagTGTACTATCACTTCGAAAAACAAACatgtacaaaaattttaaagatattGTTTATAAGGCTGATATGTATGAATCGTTGTTCtacaaaaaatgttttaacaaaaatgaaaacgtTGCAAGCATTTTgttgtccttttttttatttttaaatttatgtttaaatgaaaatatgtataaaagaataatgaattatatttacttattaaattttgaattaaaaaaatgcgtAGAATATTTAGAAAGTAGAAAGAAGGATATAAGAACGTTGCACATATTATTTACGTACGTGAAGTCATTAACACTTGGAATTAATTACAATGacatatcattatttattgaaaatatcTTTCgcattaatttaaatgaaaataatgagaagttattaaaaatttacaaaaaattattaaataacgAAATTAGCATAAGTATAATATCAAAAGAggcaaataaaataaacagtaCAATTCAAATGATGAATCACAATTTGGGGAAAAGTgcaaaagtaataaaatcaGTACTACACAGCACAACATAtaagctttaa